tcccataaaaaaatgtggatccatataatttttatgggacccatataaattttaaccaatagaagagagtgtgttagagtgtgtttgttaaagagtgtgttgctagcactcctcaataTAAGAACTCAGGTGatcaatttaattaagttaaaaaaaaaaaaatcaatatactATGTCACTAGTGATGaatttctttttgaaaattttatagaCAGTAATAAAAATATGTGGTGTATTTAACATCTCAATGAATATTCTAAAATACTGTactttttgtatatatatttgtttaacCTTTAActtcttatttttcaatttcaagactcttaaaaatatatcggctaaattgtatttttggccTCATAATTTATACAAACTTGTGATTTTAGTactttaacttttaaaaaagcTCTTTTGGTCTCCTAATTTttacaaacttgcaattttgatcCCCTGACCAAGTCAACGCAAATGTGGAAGTGACTCACATGCCACGACGTCATATCTGCAAGCCATGCTGACGTGGAATATGAGTCACTGTCCACGTGGCAAGACATGGTGACATCACATGTGAGTCACTTGTCACATTTGCGTTGACTTGATCAAAATCAGTGAGAGTCATTCTTTTGCAAAATTGGCTACGGTTagagtcaaaatcacaattttgtGAAAGTTAAGAGGTCAAAATTGGAAGTTGTAAAAACTAGAAGGTCAAAGTGGAATTTAgccaaatatattttaaaaataacaatataatctaataatttaaaataaaacttatatttaatactacttttttcatttttcaaatggAGTTTAAgtactctttttttattttattataaatacacACACACCAAACACATAAGAATCTCTCTAAGTTCTTCTCAAGAACTtcagaaagaagaaaaaaaacagaattaagaaagaaaaaaaaaacagagtctctctctctctctctctctctctctgagaTAATCAATGGCAAAATCCAAGAACAATGCAAAGAAGTTATCATTCATATCAGTTCCTTCACAAATCATAAACTCAATATCATCTTCTTCACTTCAATCTCTCCTTGAGTCTCCAAAGAAATCTTCAAGAACTTCCATTTTCACCAGAAAATCAACATTATTGTGGTTTCTTACTCTTTTTCTTGTTGGTTTCTTTGGTATGTTCAAGTATGGTTTCAACTTTGACACCCCATTTCCTCAAAAACTATGTTCAACAACTCACCAAAAGTTCTCACTGTCAAATCATCATTCAATATCCAATCTTGGTGTTAATCTTCTCTtgcagaaagaaagaaaaactttGAAAAATGACCATAAAGACGAGTTTTCGAAACATGAAAAAGAACAAGTTTTTGTTTCTCATGTTGAACTTGGAGCAAAAGGGTCTATTGGATTTGAGAAAAAGAGTGATTTTTGGAAGCAACCAAATGGTTTAGGATATAAACCATGTTTGAGTTTCAGCAGAGATTATAGGAaacaaaatgaagaaatttTGAAGGATAGAAAAAAGTATCTTATGGTTGTTGTTTCTGGAGGAATGAATCAACAGAGGAATCAAATTGTTGATGCTGTTGTTATTGCAAGGATTCTTGGAGCTGCTTTGGTTGTTCCTGTTTTACAAGTCAATGTTATTTGGGGTGATGAAAGgtatagataaataaatattaattcttTTTTCATACTCTatgatgatttttgttttctatgTTTAATCCTATTTAGAATCGACACTTCCCGTTGGGGTGTCCGTATTTGTGTCAATAGTTCATAGAATTCAAGTTtaaaatttggactaaaaaattattttacttagTTTTGGAATTTGGAACTGCAGTGCAGATTAAGCAACAGTTATGTTAAATCATTAGTAAtgatgtaatttatttttttactatatttatGATGTTTTTTATTGCTTTGATTTGCAGTGAATTTGGTGACATATTTGATTTAAAACATTTCAAGaaaattcttgaaaatgatgTGAGAGTGGTATCAGCATTGCCATCAACACACATAATGACAAGGCCAGTTGAAGGAAGGCCTCCTCTACATGCTACTCCTAGTTGGATCCGTACAAGATATCTAAAAAGAGTAAGAATAGTTCAATGCTTTTTGTTCTTGGCTAAAAgtaatttttgaattaattgattttgtaaaattggtttttactaaaagtgagttgaatgtaACATGATTTTTTCGGATATATTTACGTAAAAATCTatgtttggttttggttttagGAGATAAGACCCTTTTGCTTATTATATATGATCCTTTTTTGTACTATGCAGCTCAATAGAGAAGGTGTTTTGCTTTTACGCGGCTTGGATTCAAGGCTTTCGAAGGATCTTCCTTCTGATCTTCAGAAGCTTCGATGCAAGGTATAAGTTATAACAAAATTTCTTCTTTTCTGGTAAggttttagaaaagaaaaatgctaTTTGTCACGAAGGAACCTCGGACAAATATGAGGCAGTATATTTTTATAGGTTAATATTTAACCGTGATGACTCGCTATTTAGGAAATGAGATAGGTTTTAACTTAGCTTCAAAAAATCGGCTTATAAGATTAAAACTGATCAAATTTTATGAGCACTACTTAGACCATATATCTTCGAAAAATGTGAGACTAAGCATACTTCGAGGAAAAGCCAAGAAAATAACTAAAACAGATtcgtaaaaatttatttttatgacagACAGGTAATTAATTGCTGATTGTGAAATTTGTCATCTAAATTTTCAGGTTGCTTTTAATGCATTAAAGTTTGCTAAACCAATTGAGGAACTTGGCAACAAGATTGCAGAGAGAATGAAAAGCAAAGGACCTTACCTTGCTCTTCATTTAAGAATGGAGAAAGATGTATGGGTGAGGACTGGTTGTCTCCCTGGTCTAAGTTCTGAGTTTGATGATATTATCAATAATGAGAGGATACAAAGACCCGAACTCTTGACTGCAAAATCAAACATGACTTACCATCAAAGAAAAATGGCCGGTCTTTGTCCTTTAAATGCTATCGAGGTTACCAGGTAAATCTTCTATCTATCTGTCTATCTGTCTGTcatttcaatataattttcgTAATCCTTTTTGCACGGGGTCACCTATGTAGCCCCTACGCTACAAATTAAAGGCATGTTTTAGTGTTTGACACGACAATGATGCATGCTTTTGAATATATACAAtcacttctatttttttaaatcattatCGTTGTGTAGGTGTTGGTGTCATGTGTGATATTTGAATCCGTGCTACATGTCGGCTACTAGTATATTATGTTTGATATTTGTATCTGTGATTTCTAGGCTACTAAAAGCTCTAGGAGCTCCAAATGATGCAAAAATTTATTGGGCTGGAGGGAAACCATTGGGTGGAAAAGAAACTTTGTTACCATTAATCAAAGAGTTCCCTCATTTTTACAATAAGGAAGATCTTGCTTTGCCAGGAGAGTTACAACCATTTGTTAAGAAGGCTTCTCTAATGGCTGCTATAGATTACATAGTCTCTGAGAAAAGTGATGTTTTCATGCCTTCTCATGGAGGAAATATGGGACGCGCAATTCAGGTATATGATTTTGATGTTCTTGCTTATCATATGAATTGAAAAATGTTTAGTCCGACATGGACACATGTCAGTGTTCGACCTGTGTCAGTTTCCAACACGACATATGTCATTAAATTCTAC
This portion of the Trifolium pratense cultivar HEN17-A07 linkage group LG3, ARS_RC_1.1, whole genome shotgun sequence genome encodes:
- the LOC123917525 gene encoding O-fucosyltransferase 20-like — translated: MAKSKNNAKKLSFISVPSQIINSISSSSLQSLLESPKKSSRTSIFTRKSTLLWFLTLFLVGFFGMFKYGFNFDTPFPQKLCSTTHQKFSLSNHHSISNLGVNLLLQKERKTLKNDHKDEFSKHEKEQVFVSHVELGAKGSIGFEKKSDFWKQPNGLGYKPCLSFSRDYRKQNEEILKDRKKYLMVVVSGGMNQQRNQIVDAVVIARILGAALVVPVLQVNVIWGDESEFGDIFDLKHFKKILENDVRVVSALPSTHIMTRPVEGRPPLHATPSWIRTRYLKRLNREGVLLLRGLDSRLSKDLPSDLQKLRCKVAFNALKFAKPIEELGNKIAERMKSKGPYLALHLRMEKDVWVRTGCLPGLSSEFDDIINNERIQRPELLTAKSNMTYHQRKMAGLCPLNAIEVTRLLKALGAPNDAKIYWAGGKPLGGKETLLPLIKEFPHFYNKEDLALPGELQPFVKKASLMAAIDYIVSEKSDVFMPSHGGNMGRAIQGHRAFIGHKKYITPNKRHMLPYFQNSSLSEEEFSRIIKKLHKDSLGQPGLRTHKNGRDVTKYPIPECMCNAMPHILNSDLHIKTKASDT